Proteins found in one Crassostrea angulata isolate pt1a10 chromosome 3, ASM2561291v2, whole genome shotgun sequence genomic segment:
- the LOC128178401 gene encoding acetylcholine receptor subunit beta-like — MIGRIIQLYIVFCLVLSVYSQGPGGSPPTYSRSLETALRTELFTTNTYSVLQRPEDRTRVKVSMTLLTVNDMDIKTQIMSVSGYFSLSWLDDRLSWTNTSATSQDYTNVRFLFSTETYVWKPALIVENSVDSISVITDKNIPMRINPIGNIEWNPTGIYLVSCSSDITYYPLDQQTCTIKLTTWGYTNNEIYLVYDTKPIELGFYSENGEWVLVSASGEQVQDKSRGGQSFSSLSFSITLRRRPLFHALNTILPVVLMAFLIPMVYRLPVDSGEKIGYSLTVLLAYAVYLTLISDNIPSTSVSVCYLTVYLVIVLGLGVLSVVFVILVISTFHLGDKPVSSCLGAIGRLIAKIICNDKCSCCHKKQNPDTVTPITESKKLPAEMQLEDDEITETPMTYQAFSVLLDRFLFYAYLTIVTVTTFLFSLLGFVHFASL; from the exons ATGATTGGGAGGATCATACAACTATACATTG TATTCTGCCTCGTCCTCTCCGTCTACTCCCAGGGCCCCGGAGGGTCCCCACCCACATACTCCCGCTCCCTGGAGACGGCCCTCAGGACCGAGCTATTTACCACCAACACCTACTCCGTCCTCCAGAGACCGGAAGACAGGACCAGGGTCAAGGTCTCCATGACCTTGCTCACTGTCAATGACATG GATATCAAGACCCAAATAATGTCGGTGTCCGGGTATTTCTCACTG agCTGGTTGGACGACCGCTTGTCTTGGACGAACACATCAGCTACCTCCCAGGATTACACTAATGTCCGATTTCTGTTCAGCACTGAGACTTACGTATGGAAACCAGCGCTCATCGTGGAAAATTC GGTTGACTCAATATCTGTCATCACTGACAAAAATATACCGATGAGAATCAATCCTATTGGGAATATCGAATGGAATCCTACAGGAATATACCTGGTTTCCTGTAGCTCGGACATTACTTACTATCCACTTGACCAACAAACGTGCACAATTAAGCTCACCACCTGGGGATACACAAACAACGAAATATACCTTGTCTATGATACAAAGCCCATCGAGTTGGGCTTCTACAGTGAGAATGGAGAGTGGGTGTTGGTGTCAGCGAGCGGAGAACAGGTACAAGATAAATCCCGCGGTGGTCAGTCGTTTTCGAGCCTCAGTTTCAGCATCACTCTCCGGAGACGCCCACTGTTTCACGCCCTCAACACAATCCTGCCAGTGGTTCTGATGGCGTTTCTGATTCCAATGGTATACAGACTTCCGGTGGACTCCGGAGAAAAGATCGGATACTCTCTGACCGTATTACTGGCCTACGCTGTGTACCTGACTCTGATTTCAGACAACATTCCCAGTACTTCAGTGTCTGTCTGCTACCTAA CGGTGTACCTTGTTATCGTTCTTGGACTTGGAGTTCTCTCGGTTGTCTTCGTAATATTGGTAATTTCCACGTTCCACTTGGGAGATAAACCCGTTTCTTCGTGTTTGGGAGCCATCGGTCGTCTCATTGCCAAAATTATATGTAACGACAAATGCAGTTGCtgtcataaaaaacaaaatccagATACAGTGACGCCAATCACAGAATCAAAGAAACTTCCGGCGGAAATGCAGCTCGAAGATGACGAAATCACAGAAACGCCAATGACGTACCAAGCTTTCTCTGTTCTTCTCGACCGTTTTCTTTTTTACGCTTACCTTACGATTGTCACAGTAACGACGTTTTTATTTTCCCTCCTTGGATTTGTCCATTTTGCCTCTCTCTGA